The Ictalurus furcatus strain D&B chromosome 5, Billie_1.0, whole genome shotgun sequence genome includes a region encoding these proteins:
- the cep350 gene encoding centrosome-associated protein 350 isoform X2 has product MWSQSGREKPPATEPRGVGEYELSSAWRNPNQGKAALRHINNQSEAAVGSGVVITSLNTEKTHKRGGRRSSDGDDAAVKPRPQSRRSPDKSSRSPLRTSTQDNTHTSHRPTSSPPEASLSHLVYDRDCRPLHSADADSTRSSALDATTVRVLNDPPALHRSEVTVGGSEVSPGSARLEKLRQRQTDDKLEKLRERIRRQREQLEDSTDRAGERAVGAGQGNPAHQHIAKVRKVAAAPPAPNYKGFNSSEVKLPSSDSRVWGQDEFHLNPEIYKALTDHLPERAKRKPAEKERQQQERKLIKPVRKIHRSASVPEPKSAIGTSSWRDGQKLVKMMLGPLPREPRAQSEERARRTGTASCSSSVPGPDPRHRSRPSSTEKPAAYQPSRAAGGARGKEHPPNLSSRPPGGNREREAAVTPSSRPPGGAALPSSLDLLSANIRTILDDLHLEEGAGSRNADRVGRKRAGRSPSKPRPDSAERALPRKRHYDSDTVRRYIAKQQEERKRKQAEERRSQREEQERRSQRLQELYKKQREGVTKQQAPPPNHINPRLQETYTKILLEHTLQQAWPGYQPSGESDKENKRLEPVSPSTSDLSQHTPSPLYRGDLATPPAGQFFSHLLSLDPERVNSTTHTTSRLNRVEALKACAASLSNRIETEARKLITHGDNNDDTDGHACRAKPPSPPERERPDSSSSIHDDGSELPGVGNMYGFIVREGWGEIAKPRLLPADAALPVAVQEEKHDSSGGSISEGLLSDGSLSDPGDRITLFRKEAELHVPYRPATSQPPWEELSKGSPHSVINIFARNINKYGHVMDTEVDRSPPALRSSPSTHSSANGVVYEDDFVSSRSQSASKRTTNGISNGRSSSASTPLSSPSSAHSIGKRGSEKSLERTLVDGQRSASSFASEPQRSDWRKSDSPRGSRRSADGNGTPGGASVRSSHSMVSEIRQFPTSPADSPRIHGSSSSSPASARDSTPRAGTAPGSVPNTGPTHNLVSAPGPAHSTTELHFAPVVLQHRLSAELNFLDAVEESVRQLSDVERVRAVSLAQQESVSLAQIIKAQQQRQERELQLLKLKAEQDALEAQRHVQESRERAAQAHAELCENVVQSHQKALMELQENSSKMIHQHAETAQHLREMTEMTRSQMLNVPSVTPVRQPHPQTDSSRSEVSTEKTPTADTPQSSLTESESFRIHTVSVRQGDGDCVDRSSSVEEEVNTAADDSLQTDRADSVSIIYSSKFDESVTEDELEKSFRSVLPSESHWRGSVERKRQSDEEPHPEKSSNKDGSVPVFSADQYSFSEFTMAMVKQCMQEEEVRSRHQSSLLRLRHRALKEKTRAELDWLELQKRRLRDKGEDDKMPPIRKKQRGLLLKLQQEQAEIRRLQEVNRAARRERKLLLKQQEEIERIQHTTLKLREKLRNAEDTNQRSPVSGVSEDLAPPTELNVEFRSPSPLSVSGSETSSIMKKLKKMSYHTDERFLTQRELRLVHWRQQVEAELRRTDGAEPQREGRAHSDQHVQQKRSPDDLQRDRQEERKTGREVRSEGDSSLPLSVSSIHTVQECENTHSHESPVVQASSSSKVTSHSSSRKRDLPSSAPTSEAASDQSDIEGRVLALRAELRRRKAEAQRLKKEQRLRHKERLKAQEASLLKQLESCNEFIQKTKAELSEADHTASAKLQIKTPTSGSHKSRTKTSTPDRSETEKSFTGRSQESESDKSDRTHTESPALSDEDPPTVTPTPVLGSPNHLSPPEPQNAGDTQPESSAGPETDDLADGSVASSPRSEIIEELESPRSRLSRSEHSYPALDLKIQDSNKDFSKNETEIALAAKVSQEEKEIANNSEDIKSNSSSLVAKPEPEEPQRPEIPSPVDVSYTPDVSPRKENDEDLEHKPTASPSLDSYNDDFESAVQEENRSRSPSSEDPEEGSYKFSFSSSEEEIEEEISVKSGNTSGTVEQERPLDLDFLEKRTEERIDSNVPSPPKSPEDEMPGYVVGDRVLVSNVQPGTLRFKGRTSFANGLWTGVELDASEGSNDGSYDGVVYFQCKEKHGIFAPPEKISRLPEASEGRSRTSEKEDSSFEDRSNETEKTNKSESTLQNKKADPDPPSETREPSEKHSSLDLKLSGVTKDLKIDPAAIDGEIFENLNGGTCPVTLERFGDVVLDVSKVEDARDDQTPDILDLLIRSEMSTSTEDLPKSLDVPPERTSEERMDGSAVTESKSLTTLADTLVERFMSDALKQFQQIKKAKEEKISAANQHVFLAEDEEPSGNNVSQLRTSSSSKIDKESFHNFFDKDQEEVSSPELCNRSESPVLGQEELVQRLAELELNREFLHVLGDEQDWFDEDFGLSSRKHAQHKNKPRQDELTSMSAAKLPHVRQQQEEAAAMLVPHKAAEVEKLVSAALLEIWRSCGMERGNQSLTAVPKPKASETLLGDENGEQCVRSYKQAVFDLAWELMQEIYAEDPNADRPPWIKPFRVNSPYIHRIDDPSDLTKVQALVSSEVLKLFALNKEQNHRTDWQKMLKFGRKKRDRVDHILVQELHEEEALWVNYDEDELFVKMQLADGILDTLLKDTVDLLTNIHERRRSTRALS; this is encoded by the exons agcTGTCATCTGCATGGAGGAATCCGAACCAGGGCAAAGCAGCT ctgcGTCACATCAATAATCAGTCGGAGGCGGCGGTCGGTTCAGGAGTCGTCATCACCTCACTGAACACGGAGAAGACACACAAACGCGGAG ggaGGCGGAGCTCGGATGGGGATGATGCAGcggttaagccccgcccacagaGCCGACGCAGCCCGGATAAGAGCTCTCGGAGCCCGCTGAGGACCAGCACGcaggacaacacacacacctcacacag ACCCACGTCCTCGCCCCCCGAGGCATCCCTGAGCCACCTGGTGTACGACCGAGACTGTCGTCCTCTCCACTCGGCCGACGCGGACAGCACTCGCTCCTCCGCGCTGGACGCCACGACCGTACGCGTCCTCAATGACCCTCCCGCCCTgcacaggtcagaggtcacggTGGGGGGGTCGGAGGTCAGCCCGGGCTCGGCACGGCTGGAAAAGCTGCGTCAGCGTCAGACGGATGACAAACTGGAGAAGCTGAGGGAGAGGATCAGGAGGCAGAGGGAGCAGCTGGAGGACTCAACAGACAGGGCGGGGGAGCGGGCGGTAGGGGCGGGGCAGGGAAACCCCGCCCACCAGCACATCGCCAAAGTGCGCAAAGTGGCAGCCGCTCCACCCGCGCCGAACTATAAAG gGTTTAACAGCAGCGAGGTGAAGCTGCCCTCCTCAGACAGCAGAGTGTGGGGACAGGACGAGTTTCACTTAAACCCCGAGATTTATAAAGCTCTAACGGACCATCTCCcag AGCGGGCGAAACGCAAACCGGCGGAGAAAGAGAGGCAGCAGCAGGAGAGGAAGTTGATCAAACCCGTGAGGAAGATCCACCGATCTGCGTCTGTTCCCGAACCCAAATCAG CGATCGGCACGTCGTCATGGCGAGATGGCCAGAAACTGGTGAAGATGATGCTGGGGCCGTTGCCACGGGAACCTCGTGCACAATCggaggagagagcgagacggaCAG gtaCCGCATCCTGCTCCAGTTCTGTCCCTGGGCCGGACCCGAGGCACCGCTCCAGACCGAGCAGCACTGAAAAACCTGCAGCATATCAGCCCTCCAGAGCAGCAGGGGGCGCTAGAGGTAAAGAACATCCCCCAAATCTATCCTCCAGGCCACCAGGGGGCAACAGAGAGCGAGAAGCTGCAGTTACGCCGTCCTCcaggccaccagggggcgccgcTCTTCCCTCTAGCCTGGACCTCCTCTCTGCAAACATTCGCACCATCTTAGATGATCTGCATCTGGAAGAAGGTGCCGGGTCACGCAATGCGGACCGAGTCGGTAGAAAGAGGGCGGGTCGAAGCCCGTCAAAGCCACGCCCTGACAGTGCGGAGAGGGCGTTGCCACGGAAACGGCACTACGACTCGGACACGGTGCGGCGCTACATCGCTAAGCAgcaggaagagaggaagaggaagcagGCAGAGGAGAGACGGAGTCAGAGGGAGGAGCAAGAGAGGCGGAGTCAGAGATTGCAGGAGCTGTACAAGAAACAACGAGAGGGCGTCACCAAGCAGCAAGCCCCGCCCCCTAATCATATAAACCCACGTCTGCAAGAGACTTACACCAAGATACTCCTGGAACACACGCTGcaacag GCGTGGCCGGGGTATCAGCCGTCTGGAGAATCAGATAAAGAGAACAAGAGACTGGAACCAGTGAGTCCTTCCACCAGCGACCTGTCACAACACACACCGTCTCCCCTgtacag gggcgATCTGGCGACGCCCCCTGCTGGTCAGTTCTTCTCCCATCTCCTCAGTCTTGATCCAGAGCGTGTAaactccaccacacacaccacgaGCAGGCTGAACCGTGTGGAAGCCTTGAAGGCGTGCGCCGCCTCTCTGTCCAACCGAATCGAAACCGAAGCACGAAAACTCATCACCCACGGCGACAACAATGACGACACAGACGGCCACGCCTGCCGAGCCAAACCGCCAAGCCCGCCAGAGAGAGAGCGACCTGATTCCAGCTCGAGTATCCACGACGACGGAAGCGAACTTCCCGGTGTCGGAAACATGTACGGCTTCATCGTCCGAGAGGGGTGGGGTGAGATCGCCAAACCCCGCCTGCTCCCCGCAGACGCCGCCCTCCCGGTCGCCGTGCAGGAAGAGAAGCATGACTCAAGCGGAGGCTCCATCAGCGAGGGCTTGCTGAGTGACGGCAGTCTGTCCGATCCTGGCGACCGCATCACCTTGTTCCGGAAGGAGGCGGAGCTTCACGTGCCGTATAGGCCTGCAACATCACAGCCTCCATGGGAGGAGCTAAGCAAGGGCAGCCCTCACAGCGTCATCAACATATTCGCCAGAAACATCAACAAATACGGCCACG tgatggACACAGAAGTGGACAGATCTCCTCCTGCGCTCCGTTCCTCTCCATCCACTCACAGTTCGGCGAACGGCGTGGTCTATGAAGACGACTTTGTTTCCTCCCGCAGTCAATCAGCATCAAAGAGAACCACTAATGGCATCAG taaCGGCCGGAGCTCTTCCGCCTCCACCCCTCTGTCCTCACCTTCCTCCGCCCACTCCATCGGGAAGAGAg GGTCAGAGAAGAGTCTGGAGCGCACCCTAGTGGACGGACAGAGAAGTGCATCCTCATTCGCCTCTGAGCCTCAGAGGAGTGACTGGAGGAAGAGTGACTCGCCTCGAGGCTCTCGGAGGAGTGCTGACGGTAACGGCACACCAGGGGGCGCCTCGGTGCGCTCCAGCCACAG caTGGTGTCTGAGATCCGGCAGTTTCCCACAAGCCCCGCTGACTCTCCCAGAATCCACGGCTCCTCTTCATCCAGTCCTGCGTCTGCTAGAGACTCCACCCCCAGAGCCGGAACAGCTCCTGGCTCTGTCCCGAACACGGGGCCTACCCACAACCTAGTCTCCGCCCCTGGACCCGCCCATAGCACCACAG aGCTGCATTTCGCCCCGGTCGTGCTGCAGCACCGTCTAAGCGCCGAGCTGAACTTCCTGGATGCGGTGGAGGAGTCGGTGAGACAGCTGAGCGACGTGGAAAGGGTCAGAGCCGTCTCACTCGCTCAGCAGGAGAGTGTCTCGCTCGCGCAAATCATCaag GCTCAGCAACAGAGACAGGAGCGAGAGCTGCAGCTGCTGAAGCTGAAAGCGGAACAGGATGCGCTGGAGGCTCAGAGACATGTGcaggagagcagagagagagcggcACAG GCCCATGCGGAGCTGTGCGAGAATGTGGTTCAGTCTCATCAGAAGGCTCTCATGGAGCTGCAAGAGAACAGCAGCAAGATGATCCACCAACACGCAGAGACTGCACAACACCTCCGAGAG ATGACCGAGATGACTCGTTCTCAGATGCTCAATGTTCCCTCTGTCACACCTGTAAGGCAGCCACACCCACAAACGGACAG TAGTAGGAGTGAAGTCTCGACAGAGAAAACGCCAACAGCAGATACTCCACAGAGCAGTCTGACAGAGTCCGAGTCCTTCAGGATACACACcgtcag tgTGAGACAGGGCGATGGCGACTGCGTGGACAGGAGCAGCTCGGTGGAAGAGGAAGTGAACACTGCCGCTGATGACTCTCTCCAAACCGACAGAG CAGACAGCGTCTCAATCATTTACTCCTCGAAGTTTGATGAGTCCGTGACGGAGGACGAGTTGGAGAAGTCGTTCCGCTCCGTGCTTCCCTCCGAGTCTCACTGGAGGGGATCCGTGGAGAGGAAACGGCAGTCGGACGAGGAACCCCACCCTGAAAAATCGTCTAATAAg GACGGCAGCGTCCCGGTGTTCTCGGCGGATCAGTACAGTTTCTCAGAGTTCACCATGGCGATGGTGAAGCAGTGCATGCAGGAAGAGGAAGTTCGCTCTCGGCATCAGAGCTCGCTCCTGCGCCTCCGACACCGGGCACTCAAGGAAAAAACCCGCGCCGAGCTCGATTGGCTCGAGCTCCAAAAGAG GCGTCTGCGTGATAAGGGAGAGGATGATAAAATGCCTCCGATTCGCAAGAAACAGCGAGGCCTGCTGCTCAAACTACAGCAGGAGCAG gcggaGATCAGGAGGCTGCAGGAGGTGAACCGGGCGGCGCGGAGGGAGAGGAAACTGTTGCTGAAACAGCAAGAGGAGATTGAGAGGATCCAACACACAACACTGAAACTGAGGGAGAAACTCAGGAACGCTGAAGATACAAACCAG AGGTCACCTGtgtcaggtgtgagtgaggatTTGGCCCCTCCCACCGAGCTGAACGTTGAGTTTCGTAGCCCCTCCCCTTTATCTGTGTCTGGAAGTGAGACCAGCAGCATCATGAAGAAACTGAAGAAGATGAGCTATCACACAGATgagag aTTCCTAACTCAGCGTGAGCTGCGATTGGTGCATTGGCGTCAGCAGGTGGAGGCGGAGCTAAGGCGTACGGATGGGGCGGAACCTCAGCGGGAGGGGCGGGCGCACTCAGACCAGCACGTGCAGCAGAAACGCAGCCCAGATGatctgcagagagacagacaggaggagaggaagaccgGGCGAG AAGTGCGCAGTGAGGGGGACTCGTCTCTGCCGCTGTCCGTCTCCAGCATACACACAGTGCAGGagtgtgagaacacacacagccatgag tctcCCGTGGTTCAGGCGAGTTCCAGCAGTAAAGTGACATCACACAGCAGCTCCAGGAAACGGGACCTCCCTTCATCAGCTCCTACATCcg AGGCGGCGTCGGATCAGAGCGACATTGAGGGGCGTGTCCTGGCTCTGAGGGCGGAGCTTCGTCGGCGTAAAGCTGAAGCGCAGCGTCTGAAGAAGGAGcagagactgagacacaaaGAGCGACTGAAAGCTCAGGAGGCCAGTCTGCTCAAACAGCTGGAG TCCTGCAACGAATTCATTCAGAAGACCAAAGCCGAGCTGAGTGAAGCAGACCACACCGCTTCAGCTAAACTGCAGATCAAAACTCCAACGTCGGGCTCACACAAGTCCAGAACCAAAACCTCCACCCCAGACAG GTCTGAAACCGAGAAGAGTTTCACAGGAAGGAGTCAGGAATCCGAATCAGATAAATCGGACAGAACACACACCGAGTCTCCGGCGCTGAGTG ATGAAGATCCTCCCACCGTGACCCCGACCCCGGTGTTGGGAAGCCCGAATCACTTGAGTCCACCTGAACCCCAAAACGCCGGGGACACCCAACCCGAAAGTTCTGCCGGGCCAGAAACAGACGATTTGGCCGACGGGAGCGTAGCCTCCAGCCCGAGATCCGAGATCATCGAGGAGCTGGAATCTCCGAGGTCGCGTTTGTCTCGGTCGGAACACTCGTATCCGGCGCTTGACCTGAAAATCCAGGACTCGAACAAGGATTTCTCCAAGAACGAAACGGAAATCGCTCTAGCCGCGAAAGTTAgccaagaagaaaaagagattgCGAACAATTCCGAAGATATCAAATCCAACTCCTCCTCACTCGTAGCTAAGCCAGAACCAGAAGAACCCCAGCGTCCAGAGATTCCTTCACCCGTAGACGTCTCGTACACTCCGGACGTTTCGCCGAGGAAGGAAAACGACGAAGACTTGGAGCACAAACCCACCGCGTCGCCATCGCTCGACAGCTACAACGATGATTTTGAGTCGGCGGTTCAGGAGGAAAATCGGTCTCGCTCGCCTTCTTCTGAAGATCCGGAAGAGGGATCCTACAAATTCTCCTTCAGCAGCAGTGAGGAGGAGATCGAGGAAGAGATTAGCGTCAAATCAGGGAATACCAGTGGTACTGTCGAGCAGGAAAGACCTTTGGATCTCGACTTCCTGGAGAAGCGTACAGAAGAACGCATCGATAGCAATGTTCCCAGCCCTCCGAAGTCTCCGGAGGATGAGATGCCCGGTTACGTCGTCGGGGACCGGGTTCTGGTGAGCAACGTTCAGCCAGGCACTCTGAGATTCAAGGGACGAACGAGCTTTGCTAATGGATTGTGGACCGGAGTGGAGCTGGACGCGTCGGAAGGAAGCAACGACGGCAGTTACGATGGCGTTGTTTACTTCCAGTGCAAAGAGAAACACGGGATATTCGCTCCTCCTGAGAAGATCTCTCGTCTACCCGAGGCGTCTGAAGGCCGTAGCAGAACCTCAGAGAAGGAAGACTCGTCGTTTGAAGATCGCTCGAACGAAACGGAGAAGACGAACAAGTCCGAAAGCACGCTTCAGAATAAAAAAGCAGATCCGGATCCACCTTCTGAGACGAGAGAACCGTCCGAGAAACATTCCAGTCTcgatttgaagctttctggcgtCACAAAAGACCTGAAGATTGACCCTGCTGCTATTGATGGCGAGATCTTCGAGAACCTTAATGGAGGAACTTGTCCTGTGACACTTGAGAGATTCGGAGATGTCGTCCTGGATGTCTCAAAAGTCGAGGATGCTCGGGACGATCAAACGCCAGACATTCTGGATCTGTTGATCCGTAGCGAGATGTCCACGTCGACCGAGGACCTTCCGAAATCTTTAGATGTCCCTCCTGAGAGGACGAGCGAGGAGCGCATGGACGGCTCGGCCGTGACGGAGAGCAAATCCCTCACGACCCTGGCCGATACACTCGTGGAGCGCTTCATGAGCGATGCCCTGAAACAGTTTCAGCAGATCAAGAAAGCAAAGGAGGAGAAAATCTCAGCCGCCAATCAGCACGTGTTCCTCGCTGAGGACGAAGAACCCAGTGGGAACAATGTGTCCCAGCTCAGAACTTCATCCAGCAGCAAGATCGACAAGGAAAGCTTCCACAACTTCTTCGACAAGGACCAAGAAGAAGTGTCTTCTCCGGAGCTTTGCAACCGATCG GAGAGCCCGGTGTTGGGTCAGGAGGAGCTGGTCCAGCGTTTAGCCGAGCTGGAGCTGAACCGCGAGTTCCTGCACGTGCTGGGCGACGAGCAGGACTGGTTCGACGAGGACTTCGGCCTCAGCTCGCGCAAACACGCTCAGCACAAGAACAAACCCAGGCAGGACGAGCTCACGTCCATGTCCGCAGCTAAACTCCCGCACGTCAggcagcagcaggaggaggcGGCGGCCATGTTGGTCCCTCACAAAGCTGCCGAGGTGGAGAAGCTGGTGAGCGCCGCCCTGCTGGAGATCTGGAGGAGCTGCGGGATGGAGCGCGGTAATCAGAGTCTGACCGCCGTGCCCAAACCAAAGGCTTCAGAGACATTGCTGGGGGACGAGAACGGCGAGCAGTGTGTACGCAGCTACAAACAG gcgGTGTTTGACCTGGCGTGGGAGCTCATGCAGGAAATCTACGCCGAAGATCCCAACGCTGATCGCCCGCCGTGGATAAAACCGTTCCGTGTTAATTCACCCTACATCCACAGAATCGACGACCCCAGTGACCTCACTAaagtccag GCGTTGGTCAGCAGTGAGGTTCTGAAGCTGTTCGCTCTGAATAAAGAGCAGAACCACAGAACCGACTGGCAGAAGATGCTCAAGTTCGGCCgaaagaagagagacagagtcgACCACAtcctg GTGCAGGAGCTCCATGAGGAAGAGGCCCTGTGGGTGAACTACGATGAAGACGAGCTGTTTGTGAAGATGCAGCTGGCTGACGGGATCCTGGACACGCTGCTGAAGGACACGGTGGACCTCCTCACCAACATCCACGAGAGGAGGAGGTCCACACGGGCCCTGTCCTGA